DNA from Dasypus novemcinctus isolate mDasNov1 chromosome 19, mDasNov1.1.hap2, whole genome shotgun sequence:
gagggagggaccaAGCCCGACAGGTGAGACTCCTGCGAGTCCGCACACCGCAGACAGCtgccccggcccccgccgccccgcgacGCGCACCCGGAGGAAGGAGAGGAGCCCGCGCTGCTCGCACTCGGCCTGCTTGCCCTTGCGCACCACGCGCTCGGCCAGCGCCGGGTTGCGGTCCACGCTGCGGAAGAGGCGGCGCAGCGCGCGCTCCGTGTAGGTGGCCGCCTGCCTCTCGAAGGCCTCCTCGGAGATGAGCTCGCAGAAGGTCACACTCTGAGGGAACTCACGGTCGAACTCGTCCAGGACCTCCATCCCAGGGGGGCTGCTGGCGGGCCCGGGCGGCCTGGGAACCGAGCGGCCGTCGGGGCGGGCTCCTTCACCGGCTCGGGAGCCCGTGCGCCCCCGTGGCGACGGGTCTGGGGCGGGACTGGGCCCGGGAAGGAATTCCCGAGGACAGGGGTCTGGGGCGAGACCGGGCAGGAATCCAGGGCGGGACTCCCGAGGGTTGGGATCCAGGGAGAGAGAGGTCCCCGGGGTCTGGGGTCCTGGGTGCGCCCCCTCCGGGGCCGGTGCGAGGCGGCGGGCCCGTACGGTGTTGGCTGGAGGGGGTTCCCTCCCGAGGGTCGGAGCTGGGGCATCCGTCGGGACACACCCAGCCCTCAGTGGCCCTGGCCCGCTGGGACGCACCAGCTCTTGAGCCCGCAGCGGCCGCAGGCTCATCGGCGACTGcggcagcccccaccccctccgggCCGGACCCCAGCCAATCCCCGCGGAGCCCAGGGGCGGGGACCGGCCCCGCACGTGACaatgccccccaccccgggcatGCGCTTTCACGCCTTCGAGGGGGCGACGGCGCGAACGCGGCTGCGCTGAGCTGCATCCTCGACCCACTCCGAGTCTGGTGGCTCAGGTCGGGGTCACCCGGAGAAAACCCAGCGGGCGGCAGACTTCACCCAACTTTCTTCAGGCCTCTCCACTTCTACGGCTTCCTGACGCCCCCTCTCCCTGACGGGCGCCCCTCCTCGCGTCCTCTGCCATGCAGCCCTCACAGGACTCTGCCCCTGAACTTTCCAccatcttcctttccttctccccttcttgGTCTGCAACGACTCCATCGTCCACCCTAGCCACTAACGAGGGAGTGCATCCAGGACAGCTTCTTCCCTGTCCCCTCCATGCCTCCCACCAGTCCCTGCAGACCCAGAGATGGTTTTTCCTGTCCCACGGCCAAACCACCAGCCCTCTAGGCCCAGCCCTCTTCAACAGAGCAGTGACACTCACTCCCCGCCCCCACCTTGAGGTCAGAGCACAAAATGATGGAAACCAAGGACATCCGAGGTCTGTTCTGTGCACCTTGCCTAGAGTTGCAGGCAGCAGTTCAGCCAGATACATACTGCGTTCAAATCTCTTGGTCCACTTCTCACCCATTCTGTGACTTTCAGAATGACCCTTTATAGATAGTATGTGTTGTGCTTTTTTCAAACAGGGCAAGCCCCTCAGGAGTgccacccacctcacccccacaTTATGTTGTGCTGATAACCATACTTCACATTTTACATGTTTATATGTTTATGTAAAATGTGTCCTGGGCTCCTGTCAAAAGACATTTTAATAGCATGGGCCCTGCCCGCAGGGCTCCTGGTCAAATGTACTGGGGACTTCAGCCATGGGGATAAGATTGTGAGCCAACAGTCTCTGCCAGAGGAACATTTGAGTGCCACGGAGCCCAGGGAAGCCTTTCCCTATGAGACACTTAAGCAGAGCCTTGAGTTCTCAGGTTCCCCTGGACAGGGGACTTCCAGCCAGTGGGTTATAAACCTGCAGAGGTGGGGGGgcacctccagccccagcccctggagtccagggggaagggaagatggACCTGAGTCAGGTGGCCCTGGGATCCAGGAATCCCATGGGTCAGGCTGACGAGGTGGAAAAGCATGTGTCAATGCCCACCATCTTCCCCCGATGGCGCCAAGACTTctgctcccaggatgggaatgaAGCTGGTATCCCAATGTGCCCAGCCAGGGGCGAGGGGTGCTTCTGAGCCATCTGGAGGCCTGAGCTTCCTCTCCACGAGACCGGATATCTGGAAACCTCTTGCATTGCAGTTGGAATCCTGGTCAATGCTGGAGGTAGCCCCATGGGCACTCCTGGGGCCAAGCTCTTTGAAGTTCAGCTTCAAGTCCCTCCCCTGGCAAGCACCCCACCATCCATCCAGAAGGTCCAGGACACAGCTCCCTGGAAAAGAACAAGCTGCAAAAAGCAGTGGGCCTGtatttctccacaaggccataAGCCTGGAGTCCCCAGTCTCAGGAGTCAGTGTGGCCAGAGACCCTTGGGACTAGAGCTTTTACCAAGACCCAGACAGAGCTTCGGGCAGGCCAGGGCCGACCCGTCCAGCTCTTGCCTGCCCCCAGGGCACCTCACCAGTCCAGCCACTTCCACCTGGGAACCTGAATTTCCTCAGCTGGgaagtagagggaagcagacagaCTCCCTCGGCTCTGAGGCATTGCTGGTGACGGGTCCAGACCCGACCGATGCCCTTTCATCATTGCACTGCTTCCCAGCGGCCCACAGTAGTGCAACAGGGAAAGAGTGTCGGGCAGGCCTGCCAGCGCCTCCCTTCTGGTGGTCGATGAGGGGGGGGGGGTCTGAGGTCTGGAATGCAGGCCCACTGGGGCGGGGCTTCTGTCTGGGGGAAGGGTGCCCTTTGACCCTGGAGGCCCAGGCCTGGCCAGGATCTCAAGTTTCCATGGAGAAGGGAACCAgctgggcaggggggaggggagggcctgcAGGCCCCAGATaagaggtgggggggagggggcaggagagaggacagaggtgggggctggggagggggggtcCCCAAGGCTGGCCCCGGATGCTTTGACAATATCATTGCACTGCTTCTCAGAGCACAGTAGTGCAATCTAGTCAGAGCGCCTGCGGCCTGCAGGGGGGTACCCCACTGGCCCCTTTACATGCGGGGGCGGGAAGGTCCACCAAGAGTGGGTGGGTAGGGGCTGAAGCCCTGATCCAGGACACAAGTGAGGGAAGGGGCCCGGTGGAGGTGCCCTTCCTCCCCAACACACTCTGGATTGCGGTCCCAAGCCGGCCTGAACCAGTGTCTTGGTGGGGGAAGAGACCCCAGACTGGTGGGAGGAGGAGCGGAAGGGCCagacgggggggagggggcgcaCACACAAAGGAAAGGGGCCGCTGCTCCCGCCGCAGACCGAAGCCCACCGGCGGCCGGGCCCGGGATGCTACCGCCCGACGACCCCGCGCCCTTACCCTCGCGCGACTCCCCGAGAAGGGAGCGCCACCCCGGACGATGCGCCCCCGCCGGGCTCGGGCCCTTGGCCCTGGCCCCTCGCCCCTGACTTGGGCGCCGCGTTGGGTCCTAACCCAAATTCTCGTGCTCGTGAGGTCCCGAGCGGGGCCCAGAAATGGGGCTCTCTCGTCTTTCCGGAGCCACCGGCCTAAGGGGGACCTGCCTGCGCCCCTTTACACTGTCCCGCCCCGTAGGGTCGCCCTGCCTGCGACCCCCACCCACCTGGGACCTCGTTACTCACGCGACCGGACGCCCCTTCCGCCTGGGGCCGGGCAGGACGCAGTAGGTGAGCAGGAACCGGGTTCTtggcccgccgcccgccgccctcAACCCATCGTCCCAACCCTGGCGACCCTGGACCTCGTGGCGCCCTCCCGCCCGCGGGCTCCATCTTTAACCCGCTGTCAGGCGGCGGGCCGGCCCCTGGCTCATTTGCATAGCGGTACGCTCATTGGCTGGCTCCGGCGCGGGGCGTCGCCGGTTGGCTGAGACTGCAGCAATTTCAAAATAGCCCCGGGGTTCCGATTGGCCCGGTCTGGCCGAGTCCCGAGCTCCAGGGTTTTAACAATGAGTTCTACAAACACTTTTCTCTCCATTCATAACTTATCAAAAGGAATTTTGCCCGCCTTTTCTCAGCTCCAATCTCCACGAGTTTTCCAGCGGCGCCGGCCAGAGCGGCTGCAAGCCCGGTAGGGGGCGGCGGCTGCGAGGCTGAGACCACCGGGGCGGGGGCTGCGACCCTTGGGGGGATACTCGAACCCCCAACTGAGCCATCCGCTGAGCGAGGCCGCGGTCTACTGGATTCTGTGTGCTGAGATTGCTCCTTGCGCCGTGGTGGGTTTCTGGGCTGGGGCAGGCCCCTACCCCCCACCTAACCCACCACTCCGACGGGCAGGACGCGAGTGGAGCTTGTCGGAAGCCATCCGGGTAGAGCTGAGCTGGGAAGGCCCTGTCCTGGGGACCCATGGGACCTTATGAATTTGAGGGAGGGACGGGgtcggggcggggtgggggttcTGCTTGGGTCTCTGAGTGATTGCAACCGACCTTGTGGCTGAGCATTCTTAGAGCGCCTAGCCTGGGCTGGTGACTCGGAAGGATGTACTCTGTCTCGCCCTCCCACAGTTCCAATGGGGTGGAGTGCGGGCCTGCGCCAGTGTGTGTACATCTGGACCCCCTCCTGTTTTCTTCAGTCCAGCAACCGAAAGCACGTTTGGGGGCCCGCAGACTTGGTTGTGAATCTTTACTTTCTAACAGTGGTGTGACCTGGATCTAGTTTCTTAGCTGTTTTCTCCTcggaaattttgaaaaaataatcaaaactgCTTCCTAGGGTTGTTGTCAAGAGCCAATAGGCTCCTGGCCCAGCCTGGCACCTAGTAATAAATGTGAGCTCTATTTTTGTCTTAAccagcattctgtgcagagctatTTTCCGTCCTGGGGTGCTTGGTTGCCCAGGGATCCCTACAAACGGAGTTCTTTTGGTTCTGCTCTCAATGAACACCGCTTACCACACTTCGTAGGGggtaaggggtggggggagatagaGGGTTGCAGGCTGGAAGGGCCAGGGCATGTCAGGGGGATGCCTCGAATTTGCAGGTGCAATCCTCCTGTTGGCACCCCACCCACATTCCCTTGACACTCACTTTTACAGAAAGGCTGCTCACCTGCAGTTCGGCCTCAGGGCTTCATGCTGGCTGCAGGAGCGCCTTACCCTGGTGTGCAGGGCAGGACAAGTAGAAGTGCCCCCCCCAACCACCGCAAACATCATGAGCCCCCCGGCCATGGGAGTTTGGTGGATAACTACCCCAGCTCCCTGGCTCCTGGAAAACCTTTGATGCCTGTTTTGCACCGCATTCCTGGGTACCCTAGCGGGATCAAGCTCCAGTTGCCCACAGGGGTAGCTTGCTTGACAATGCACCCTTCATTAGCTGCCTTCTCTTTCACTCTCAGAGAATCTACCAGTCCTCAAATTCTGTTGCAAGGTCTGGGGAGTAATGGCAGAGGAGTGTAGACGAAGCTCAAGAAGGCTGGCACTGGAGGGGAGATGAGCTTGAGCAGAGTAGGAggtgggaggaaagggggagggtCTACACGTAACCCTCCCCCCCAGACCTCACCATGGGCTAgcttctctccccctgccccccattctTCAATAAGGCAAATTGATTCATGTCTGCTGCTCTGCCCAGACTGCTCCAAACTCCCTTCCAGTCAAGTCACTGTACCCGGTCTCTGCGCTCTGGTGTTTCATCCTCCTCCATGGGAAGCAGAAACCCCTACTCCCAGCAGGCCCatgccaccccctcccctgcacgGTCCAATCCTGGGCGATTTAGCAAATCCGGAAAGCTTGCAATCTCCATCCTCACCTCTAGAGGTCACCTGTGCACCAGCAAAGTTTTCCCTCTCCTGGTCCTGCCTTCAAGTCCCTCTATTCTGTACCCCAAAGGGTGTCTCCTCTTCCAGGAAGCTCTCAGAGCTCTACCATCCTTCTTTGCAGCTGCCTTGCCTCACGGTATTGTTGAAGCCCTGTTATCTCCTTGGGACCTTGGAAGGTCATAGTGGGTGCCTGAGATGCCACTTGCCTGGACAGGCTTGTGCAGGAGGAAGGGACAGGGAGTGGAATTTTTACCAAGAGTAATGCTAATTTTGAGCAGATGGGGAATGCCCTGGATGAAAGGTTGGGCACACAGTGCTAGGAGAGGGGGTCCTCACCCCAAGCGATGAGGGGATTGGAAAGCCTGTGCCCCATCCCAGCTGGCAGGGAGTCGGGCTCCTGTTCAGCCTTCCCCAAGGCCTTTTGGCCCTGTCTCTTTAACAGGAAAGTGCATGACGCTCAGAGGCTGGAGAACTGGGGTCACTTTCCATCAGACCATCCAAAGGTAGACAGAGGGGCTGTGATTGCCAGGGCCATGCTGGCCCCAACCTCAGGATGCAGGGAAGAGCTTGCTGGCAAGATCACCAGCCAGGTTTGGACAGGTTCAGCAGTCAGCCCGTCCTGGAGACAGAGGTTTTGCACGGAGGAGGAGACAGTGAACCAGGCCAAGGAGGGCTGGCCCCTCCTGGTCACCACCAGGCTCAGAGAAACCCGACCACGAACCAACATTCTTTAATCACAAAGGCACTTGTGGACCCTGACACACACCCAAAGTCCCCGTGGAGCATAGAACACGGGACCCTGCTGCCCTCACCcacccttccaggcagtcagagTTCATCGTGACCTGCAGAGGAGGGCTCCACGCCGGGCTTGATGAAGATGCCTTCCATGGCCTTCCACGTGTTGTGCGTGTTGGCGCTGGGCATGCCGTGCACCTCGTGCTGCCCGCGGATGGGGCTCCCATACTGCTCGCCCGTGATGGACAGGAACACGGAGGTGCCCACGTGCTGGAAGCGCACGGCGGCCCCCCGCTCCCAGTACTGGCCTGAGCAGCGCACCGTCCACAGGTCCAGGTCGTCGCCCTCGCCGTCCTCCCCGAAGGCGCTCACCTCCTGGCGGTGGGGATAAGAGCCATGACTGGCAGAGGACAACCTGAATCCCCTGCAGCTGCAAAAACCCCCCACCTCTCTGAGACTCACAGCTGCAAAACAGACACCACCACCCCTAGCCAAACACCACAAACATGGGGTTGTTCCGACAGGCACATGCCTGCCCcatcttcctctctcctcctctgtgcTCCCCAGTCCAAAACCCTCTGACCCACCCTCACCCAAAATTCCAACCATCATCTCAAActttttcttctgccaactccccAACAGCACTCTCTGCTCCAACCCCCACCTGGGTTCCAATCACCTCCGGAACTAGGCACAGGCTCTTTCCAGCCTGGAGGATGCCTACACAACCTTCTGTACCCAGCCCAAACTCTTCCCTATGAGGTTTCCCTCCCCCACATTAAAGAGGTGTGCATCCCCTTCCTGGGGTTCAACTTCCCCCAGGAGGGGAGCTATCCCGACAACTCTTCCAGTTTGCGGGGATGCtcttggggggaaagggggacgGGTAGCAGGAGTCTGACGCAGTCACCACTGTCTCCCCATGGGAGGCTCAGTAAACATTTCTGAATTGAAATTCCCGTTTGAAAGAAGAGGAAGTTGAGGGTAGTGAGAGGGTGGGAACCGAGTTTCTGccacgcccacccccaccccaacctccAGGCCGGGAACCTTTCCTGGGGTCCCGGGCAGGGGCGCTCACCTGGTTGTTGGACAGTGGTGACAGGAAGTGGTGTGTGTGCAGGTTCTTGCCGGTAAGCACATGCGTGAGCCGCACTGCCTGCCCGCAGCGCACCGGGGACCCGCGCG
Protein-coding regions in this window:
- the SDF2L1 gene encoding stromal cell-derived factor 2-like protein 1 gives rise to the protein MWSAGRSRGWAAGPALLGLLLALLVRGGGAAKTGEGLVTCGSVLKLLNTHHRVRLHSHDIKYGSGSGQQSVTGVEASDDANSYWRIRGDLEGGCPRGSPVRCGQAVRLTHVLTGKNLHTHHFLSPLSNNQEVSAFGEDGEGDDLDLWTVRCSGQYWERGAAVRFQHVGTSVFLSITGEQYGSPIRGQHEVHGMPSANTHNTWKAMEGIFIKPGVEPSSAGHDEL